One window from the genome of Apus apus isolate bApuApu2 chromosome 12, bApuApu2.pri.cur, whole genome shotgun sequence encodes:
- the BRS3 gene encoding bombesin receptor subtype-3: protein MSQVYLHSANQTLCASTNGTEVKSILDNETTNEKWTEDSSPGLEILCTIYVTYAVIISVGLLGNAILIKVFFKIKSMQTVPNIFITSLAFGDLLLLLTCVPVDATRYLVDTWLFGRMGCKLLSFIQLTSVGVSVFTLTVLSADRYRAIVKPLELQTSDALLKTCCKAGCVWIISMILAIPEAVFSDLYSFSNPEKNVTFEACAPYPVSEKILQEAHSLVCFLVFYVVPLAVISVYYFLIARTLYRSTANMPAEEHGHARKQIESRKRVAKTVLVLVALFAFCWLPNHILYLYRSFTYHASVDASTFHLVATIFSRALAFSNSCVNPFALYWLSKSFRQHFKKQVWCCKAKFCAKPPSGTQSNTPSRALSVTGSTHGSEISVTLLTDYSITKEEESV from the exons ATGTCTCAAGTATACTTGCATTCAGCTAATCAGACTTTGTGTGCATCTACAAATGGCACAGAAGTTAAATCAATCCTTGATAATGAAACCACAAATGAAAAATGGACCGAAGACTCCTCTCCAGGATTAGAAATATTGTGCACAATTTATGTTACATACGCTGTGATCATTTCAGTGGGTCTCCTTGGAAATGCTATCCTCATCAAAGTCTTTTTCAAGATTAAATCCATGCAGACGGTTCCAAACATCTTCATCACCAGCCTGGCCTTTGGAGACCTGCTGCTGTTATTGACTTGTGTGCCTGTAGATGCAACACGGTACCTTGTGGATACCTGGCTCTTCGGAAGGATGGGGTGCAAGCTGCTGTCTTTCATCCAGCTAACCTCAGTTGGAGTGTCAGTGTTCACCCTGACTGTTCTCAGTGCTGACAG GTACAGAGCCATTGTGAAGCCCTTGGAGCTGCAGACGTCGGATGCGCTCCTGAAGACCTGCTGCAAAGCTGGCTGTGTGTGGATCATCTCCATGATCCTTGCTATCCCTGAGGCTGTTTTTTCGGATTTGTATTCTTTCAGCAATCCTgagaaaaatgtaacttttgAGGCGTGTGCCCCCTATCCTGTATCTGAGAAGATCCTGCAGGAAGCTCACTCCCTGGTTTGCTTCTTGGTGTTCTACGTTGTACCCCTGGCTGTCATTTCTGTCTACTATTTTCTGATCGCCAGAACTCTGTACAGAAGCACAGCCAACATGCCAGCAGAGGAACACGGCCATGCCCGTAAGCAG ATTGAGTCCCGAAAGAGGGTTGCAAAAACAGTGCTGGTGCTTGTTGCTTTGTTTGCCTTCTGCTGGTTGCCCAACCACATTCTCTACCTGTACCGCTCTTTCACATACCACGCTTCTGTAGATGCCTCCACCTTTCATCTGGTAGCCACGATCTTCTCCCGGGCCTTGGCCTTCAGCAACTCCTGTGTCAATCCTTTTGCTCTTTACTGGCTGAGTAAAAGTTTCCGGCAGCATTTTAAGAAGCAGGTCTGGTGCTGCAAGGCAAAATTCTGTGCAAAGCCTCCCAGCGGGACCCAGAGTAAcacccccagcagagccctgtcaGTCACGGGCAGCACGCATGGTTCGGAGATCAGTGTCACCCTGCTGACAGACTACAGCATcacaaaagaagaggaaagtgTTTAG